A genome region from Nocardiopsis exhalans includes the following:
- a CDS encoding fumarylacetoacetate hydrolase family protein — MRIARFAAGDEVGFGLIDTDTDSGEEFVARLTGHPLLGDIKLTGERAKLSDVRLLSPVLPTKVVCIGKNYADHVAEMKDITGESTDEPVVFLKPSTAVTGPNDPIFYPSASERVDFEGELAIVISRPCREVPRERAKDVIFGYTVANDVTARDLQKTDKQWTRAKGFDSFCPIGPWITTGLSIEEAQDLAVTTTVDGETRQDGRTSQFIHDIPGIISYVTSFMTLLPGDVVLTGTPAGVGPVEVGQEVTVTVERLGAISNRVVTRD, encoded by the coding sequence GTGCGTATCGCACGGTTCGCGGCCGGTGACGAGGTCGGGTTCGGCCTGATCGACACGGACACGGACAGCGGGGAGGAGTTCGTCGCCCGGCTGACGGGCCACCCCCTGCTGGGGGACATCAAGCTGACGGGTGAGCGCGCGAAGCTCTCCGACGTGCGTCTGCTGTCGCCGGTCCTACCCACCAAGGTCGTGTGCATCGGCAAGAACTACGCCGACCACGTCGCGGAGATGAAGGACATCACGGGGGAGTCCACCGACGAGCCGGTGGTCTTCCTCAAGCCGTCCACCGCCGTCACCGGGCCGAACGACCCGATCTTCTACCCCTCGGCCTCCGAGCGGGTGGACTTCGAGGGTGAGCTGGCCATCGTCATCTCCCGGCCCTGCCGCGAGGTGCCGCGGGAGCGCGCCAAGGACGTGATCTTCGGCTACACCGTGGCCAACGACGTCACCGCCCGCGACCTGCAGAAGACGGACAAGCAGTGGACCCGGGCCAAGGGGTTCGACTCCTTCTGCCCGATCGGGCCGTGGATCACCACCGGACTGAGCATCGAGGAGGCCCAGGACCTGGCGGTCACCACGACCGTGGACGGCGAGACGCGCCAGGACGGACGTACGTCACAGTTCATCCACGACATCCCGGGCATCATCTCCTATGTCACCTCGTTCATGACGCTGCTCCCGGGCGACGTGGTCCTGACCGGGACCCCGGCCGGTGTGGGCCCCGTCGAGGTCGGCCAGGAGGTCACCGTTACGGTGGAACGTCTGGGCGCCATCAGCAACAGGGTGGTCACCCGGGACTGA
- a CDS encoding DUF3152 domain-containing protein → MGLALGLCLVSGASAVLMVSVPEPGSDAGSSEETSASGPMGDGVPDEGSDRRAAPENDPVAESSTGANTPSPSPSPTEEELPVLLRSVVEEVDTADGDLKVVEGEGEVMGEGPLTTFAVEIEEGLPGEDEDFSDAVEEILGDPRSWGEDGDRSFQKVDGDDADIRVLLAAPDTVDRLCAPLRTNGYVSCANGNRAIINQNRWVSGVDHFDDDLETYRIYLINHEVGHTLGHGHVNCPGDGEPAPVMQQQTLGLQGCEANGWVHP, encoded by the coding sequence ATGGGTCTGGCCCTGGGTCTGTGCCTGGTCTCGGGTGCCTCCGCCGTGTTGATGGTCAGCGTGCCCGAACCCGGCTCCGACGCGGGTTCCTCCGAGGAGACCTCCGCCAGCGGCCCGATGGGCGACGGGGTCCCCGACGAGGGCTCCGACCGCAGAGCCGCCCCCGAGAACGACCCCGTGGCCGAGTCCAGCACCGGCGCGAACACCCCCTCCCCCAGCCCCTCGCCGACCGAGGAGGAGCTCCCGGTCCTGCTGCGCTCGGTGGTGGAGGAGGTCGACACCGCCGACGGCGACCTCAAGGTGGTCGAGGGCGAGGGCGAGGTCATGGGTGAGGGCCCGCTGACGACCTTCGCGGTGGAGATCGAGGAGGGCCTGCCCGGCGAGGACGAGGACTTCTCGGACGCCGTGGAAGAGATCCTGGGCGATCCCCGCAGCTGGGGCGAGGACGGGGACCGCTCGTTCCAGAAGGTGGACGGCGACGACGCCGACATCCGGGTGCTGCTGGCCGCCCCGGACACGGTCGACCGCCTGTGCGCTCCGCTGCGCACCAACGGATACGTGTCCTGCGCCAACGGCAACCGCGCCATCATCAACCAGAACCGCTGGGTTTCGGGCGTCGACCACTTCGACGACGACCTGGAGACCTACCGGATCTACCTGATCAACCACGAGGTGGGCCACACCCTGGGCCACGGCCACGTGAACTGCCCGGGCGACGGCGAGCCCGCACCGGTGATGCAGCAGCAGACCCTGGGCCTGCAGGGCTGCGAGGCCAACGGCTGGGTGCACCCCTAG